DNA sequence from the Flavobacterium lipolyticum genome:
TATCCGGGTAGTTTCCTTTTAATTGTAAAGGAATCGATTTTATGGTTTTGATGTTGTTGGTTACCTCATCTCCCTGAAAACCATCTCCTCGTGTTAAAGCCTGAACCAGTTTTCCGTTTTCATAAGTAATGCTAATCGAAGCCCCATCGTATTTTAATTCGCAGGTATATTGCAGATCAACATTCCCTAAAACTTTCTGAATTCTGGTTTCCCAATCCAGTAAATCTTCTTTAGAATAGGAATTATCCAAAGAATACATCCTGTACTGGTGTGCAATAGTTTTAAAATTCTTAGTCACAGCACCTCCTACTCTTTGAGTTGGAGAGTTTTCATCAAAAAACTCAGGATGTTTATTTTCTAAATCCTGAAGTTCCTTTAACTTAATATCAAAATCATAATCAGAAATTGTAGCGTTGTCTAACACATAATAATTGTAATTATGCTGATTAAGTTCGTTTCGTAAAGTCTGAATTGTTTCTTGAATACTCATAAGATTTTAATATACAGGAGGTTTTGATTTTGAATAACTGAATACCAAAATTAGGATTATTTTTGTTCAAAAACAGTAAAATCCAAAAGTTTTATAAACTCAAAAATCAAGTTGCAAAAAGATGCAACTTGATTTTCTTCCTGCCCATTCTTCTTAAAAAAGAATTAATAAAAACCAACTTCCAAATGGTTTCTTCATTTCACATATTCATACTAAAAATCCAATCATTAGTGTGAAAATGTAACTCTATTTTTGAATTATAATAAAGTCTGAGCGTCTGTTTAACAAATGTTCCGCCTCGGTACATTTTACACCATTTTTGCATTTATTGATCGGACGGCTTTCACCGTAACCAATAGCACTTTCGATTCTTGCAGTGTCAATACCTTGTGAAAGGATATAATCACGTGTTGATTTAGCTCTATTATCTGAGAGTTTCAAGTTGTAAGCATCTTTACCTCTGGAATCGGTATGGGACTCAATTTTGATGCGGATTTTAGGAAATTTTCGCATCACAAATACTACTTTATCCAGCTCAGTGGCTGCCAAAGGTGTAATATTGTATTTGTCGTAATCAAAATAGATCGGATTAACGTCTACTTTTTCGACTCCTTGTTTTTTCACTACCAGGTCATCATAATTACTGAGCTCAAAATCAACATCGGTAATTTCGGCTTCATTGATTTTGGTTGTTGCAACCTTTTTTTCGTCGTCACTGTAATTAAACTTTGAAGCTACCAAACGAACCGCTTTATTGCAAGGAACTGTTACCGCATATTTACCGTCAAAATTGGTTTTAGTTTCTGCCAAAACTTCATTATACGGATCATAAGCTATTACTGTAACATCGGCTAAAAGTGCTTTTGATTTATGATCGATTGCTTTACCTGAAATGTTCTGATTGCAAACAGGCTGACCTTTTGTAAAGGAATAAATATCATCATCTCCTCTTCCTCCTGCCCTGTTTGAAGACACATATCCATAACTTCCGGTTTTATCAATCACAAAAGTAAAATCGTCTTTATTACTGTTTATCGGAGCTCCTAAATTTTTCGGTGCCGAAAAGCTTCCATCGGATAACAATTTACTTTCGTATACATCTAAATCTCCTAAACCATAATGTCCGTCTGAAGAAAAATAAAGTATTCCGTTTCGAAAAAATGGAAATAAGTCATTTCCTAATGTGTTGATTTTTGGTCCTAGATTTTGAGGTGAACTCATGGTTCCGTCGTTTGCAATTTTTACCATGTACAAATCCGTCTCACCATAACCGCCCGACATATCGGAAGCGAAGAAGAGTAATTTCCCATCGTCGCTCAAACTAGGGTGTCCAACAGAATAATCATCACTATCAAAGAAAATCTTTTGCGGGTTTTCTACCTTTCCGTCTACCAAAGATCCTTTTAGAATTTGGAAGTTATTGATTCTGTCCTGATCAACTACTAATTTGTTTTTCTTGACAATATTAGACGTATAGTAAATTGTTTTTCCGTTGGCATCAAAAGAGGCGGTTGCTTCGTGATATTTAGTCATCACGTTAGGGATAAACAGCTTTTCGTTAAATAAACCTCCGTCAGCAGGATTTCGTTCTGCTACATACAAATTAAGAAAAGGCTGATTGTTCCAGTTGTAAAGTTTATCAGCAAACTTCGTAGTATCTCTGGCCGATGAAAACACAATTCGGTCCTGAAAAAATGTAGCTCCAAAATCAGATTTACCAGTATTAATGTCTAAGTTTCTAATGTCGTACAAAGACTTTGTTTTGGTCAGACTGTCTAATTGTTTTTTCTGAGCAACATACCGATTGATCTCTTTCTGATCTCCTTTTTTATTGAGATACTCTTTGGTAATTTTATCGGCCTCGTCATAATCCATAACAGCTTTCATGCACTGAATGTAGCGCAGGTAATAAATGTCGGTCAGATTATTCCCCTGTATCTGATAGAGCCTTTTATACCATCGAAGCGCATTTCTTCCGTCGGAAATAAAATAATAAGAATCTGCAGCATTTTTTATGGTTTGTGCTGTTGGAT
Encoded proteins:
- a CDS encoding OmpA family protein, producing the protein MKKLYILSLVLSITFGFAQKTNLKKADALFRNFSYTDAAKAYEECLQNIENPTAQTIKNAADSYYFISDGRNALRWYKRLYQIQGNNLTDIYYLRYIQCMKAVMDYDEADKITKEYLNKKGDQKEINRYVAQKKQLDSLTKTKSLYDIRNLDINTGKSDFGATFFQDRIVFSSARDTTKFADKLYNWNNQPFLNLYVAERNPADGGLFNEKLFIPNVMTKYHEATASFDANGKTIYYTSNIVKKNKLVVDQDRINNFQILKGSLVDGKVENPQKIFFDSDDYSVGHPSLSDDGKLLFFASDMSGGYGETDLYMVKIANDGTMSSPQNLGPKINTLGNDLFPFFRNGILYFSSDGHYGLGDLDVYESKLLSDGSFSAPKNLGAPINSNKDDFTFVIDKTGSYGYVSSNRAGGRGDDDIYSFTKGQPVCNQNISGKAIDHKSKALLADVTVIAYDPYNEVLAETKTNFDGKYAVTVPCNKAVRLVASKFNYSDDEKKVATTKINEAEITDVDFELSNYDDLVVKKQGVEKVDVNPIYFDYDKYNITPLAATELDKVVFVMRKFPKIRIKIESHTDSRGKDAYNLKLSDNRAKSTRDYILSQGIDTARIESAIGYGESRPINKCKNGVKCTEAEHLLNRRSDFIIIQK